One region of Sulfurihydrogenibium sp. genomic DNA includes:
- the rpsQ gene encoding 30S ribosomal protein S17 has protein sequence MTTGNEAKKRVKEFVGKVVSNKMDKTVVVAVERRFPHPLYEKQVKKTKKFYAHDEENKCNEGDIVRIRESRPLSKLKRWVVVEIIQSAKK, from the coding sequence ATGACAACAGGTAACGAAGCTAAGAAAAGAGTTAAAGAATTTGTAGGAAAGGTTGTCAGTAATAAAATGGATAAGACGGTAGTTGTAGCTGTTGAAAGAAGATTTCCGCATCCACTTTATGAAAAGCAAGTTAAGAAAACAAAAAAGTTTTATGCCCATGATGAAGAAAACAAATGTAATGAAGGCGACATCGTAAGAATAAGAGAATCTCGTCCGTTATCTAAGTTGAAAAGATGGGTTGTTGTTGAAATTATTCAAAGTGCGAAAAAATAA
- the rplN gene encoding 50S ribosomal protein L14: protein MIQRGTYLNTADNSGAKLVQCIGIPGGAKKMYATVGDVITVTVKSAIPNGTAKKGKVYKAVVVRTKKEVARPDGSYVKADDNAVVLLNNQLEPIGTRILGPVCRELRSKGFYRIISLAPEVI, encoded by the coding sequence ATGATACAGAGAGGAACATATTTAAATACTGCAGATAATTCAGGAGCTAAATTGGTACAGTGTATAGGTATTCCCGGCGGTGCGAAAAAAATGTATGCTACCGTTGGGGATGTAATTACTGTTACCGTAAAGTCTGCAATTCCAAATGGAACAGCAAAAAAAGGAAAAGTTTATAAAGCTGTAGTTGTTAGAACAAAAAAAGAAGTGGCTCGTCCTGATGGTAGCTATGTAAAGGCAGACGATAATGCAGTTGTACTTCTAAACAACCAGCTTGAACCAATAGGAACACGTATACTTGGACCTGTATGCAGAGAATTAAGGTCGAAAGGGTTTTATAGAATCATATCCCTTGCTCCGGAGGTAATTTAA
- the rplX gene encoding 50S ribosomal protein L24: MIKLKKGDPVIVLTGKDKGRVSKIKQIIRKDGKVKVIVEGVNIAKKHVKPIQGVREGGIIEIEKPIDISNVAYYDEKLKRPVKIGIKYIVEGNKISKVRINKKTGEIIDKVWEKIKKEV, from the coding sequence ATGATAAAGCTTAAAAAAGGAGACCCTGTAATAGTTTTAACCGGAAAAGATAAAGGAAGGGTTAGCAAAATAAAACAAATTATCAGAAAAGATGGCAAAGTTAAAGTTATAGTAGAAGGTGTAAATATTGCTAAAAAACATGTAAAACCTATACAAGGGGTTAGGGAAGGTGGAATCATTGAAATTGAAAAACCAATAGATATTTCGAACGTTGCATATTACGATGAAAAATTAAAAAGACCTGTGAAGATTGGAATAAAGTATATAGTAGAAGGGAATAAAATTTCAAAAGTAAGAATAAATAAAAAGACCGGCGAAATCATAGATAAAGTTTGGGAAAAAATCAAAAAAGAGGTATAG
- the rplE gene encoding 50S ribosomal protein L5, whose product MAAVVGYKPRLQIKYEQEVVKKLMERFGYKSPMQVPRIKKVVINMGVGKATEDIKLLDRAVEDLTAIAGQKPVITRAKKSEAAFKLRKGHPIGAKVTLRKDRMWDFLDKLISVALPRVRDFRGLNPKSFDGRGNYAFGLSEQIIFPEIDYDKVDRIRGMDIIIETTAKTDEEALWLLSLIGLPIRSV is encoded by the coding sequence ATGGCTGCAGTAGTAGGATATAAACCAAGACTTCAGATTAAATATGAACAAGAAGTTGTGAAGAAGCTTATGGAAAGATTTGGTTATAAAAGCCCAATGCAAGTTCCAAGAATCAAAAAAGTAGTTATAAATATGGGCGTTGGAAAAGCGACAGAAGATATTAAATTATTAGATAGAGCGGTGGAAGACCTTACAGCTATTGCAGGCCAAAAACCTGTAATTACAAGGGCTAAAAAATCAGAAGCTGCTTTTAAATTAAGAAAAGGACATCCAATTGGTGCTAAAGTGACATTAAGAAAAGATAGAATGTGGGACTTTCTTGATAAATTGATTTCTGTGGCTCTTCCAAGGGTAAGAGACTTTAGAGGTCTCAACCCAAAATCATTTGACGGTAGAGGCAATTATGCATTCGGCTTATCTGAGCAGATTATCTTTCCAGAGATCGATTACGATAAAGTTGATAGAATCAGAGGAATGGACATAATTATTGAAACAACGGCAAAAACTGACGAAGAAGCTCTTTGGTTACTGTCTTTAATAGGCTTACCAATCAGGTCAGTATAA
- a CDS encoding type Z 30S ribosomal protein S14 — MARKCLLVKAFMKKPKYSTRNKSRCPLCGRPRGYIRQFGMCRICFRERALRGEIPGIRKASW, encoded by the coding sequence ATGGCTCGTAAATGTCTATTAGTAAAAGCTTTTATGAAAAAACCAAAATATTCAACAAGAAATAAATCAAGATGTCCATTATGCGGAAGACCAAGAGGTTATATTAGACAATTTGGAATGTGTAGAATATGTTTTAGAGAAAGAGCGCTTAGGGGTGAAATACCTGGAATAAGAAAAGCAAGCTGGTAG
- the rpsH gene encoding 30S ribosomal protein S8 — protein MITDPIADMIARINNAIKARKDEVSVPTSKIKEQIAEILKREGYIEDYVVSEENKKGNQGTLIIKLKYLGKRNTKPAISKIQRVSKPGLRKYVSVDEIPYVQKGLGIAILTTNKGIMTDTEARKQRVGGEIICYVW, from the coding sequence ATGATAACAGACCCAATCGCCGATATGATTGCAAGAATAAATAATGCAATTAAAGCAAGAAAAGACGAGGTAAGTGTTCCAACTTCTAAAATCAAAGAACAGATAGCAGAAATCTTAAAAAGAGAAGGATACATAGAAGATTATGTTGTATCTGAAGAAAATAAAAAAGGTAATCAAGGAACGCTTATAATAAAATTAAAATACTTAGGAAAAAGAAATACCAAACCTGCAATTTCTAAAATTCAGAGAGTTTCAAAACCTGGCTTAAGAAAGTACGTATCCGTTGACGAGATACCATATGTTCAAAAAGGACTTGGTATTGCGATTCTTACTACAAACAAAGGTATAATGACAGACACGGAAGCAAGAAAACAAAGAGTCGGCGGCGAAATCATATGTTATGTTTGGTAA
- the rplF gene encoding 50S ribosomal protein L6: MSRIGKKPIDIPKGVEVSIAPDNTVSVKGPKGQISYKFHPNVSIVKKENQIVVERKSDDPFSRAIHGTTRALLNNMVKGVTEGFTEELEIVGIGYRAAVKGNNLELTLGYSHPVIYPIPKDVQITVENNTNIKITGVDKQRVGQVAAEIRSFREPDPYKGKGIRYKGEVIKLKAGKTVGKK, translated from the coding sequence ATGTCAAGAATAGGAAAAAAACCGATAGATATTCCTAAGGGAGTTGAGGTTTCGATCGCTCCAGATAATACTGTTAGCGTAAAAGGTCCAAAAGGTCAAATCTCCTATAAATTTCATCCAAATGTATCAATAGTAAAAAAGGAAAATCAAATAGTCGTTGAAAGAAAATCTGATGACCCATTTTCACGAGCGATTCATGGAACTACAAGAGCACTCTTAAATAATATGGTTAAAGGCGTAACAGAAGGTTTTACAGAAGAGCTTGAAATTGTTGGTATTGGTTATAGAGCAGCTGTAAAAGGAAATAACTTAGAATTAACCTTAGGATATTCCCATCCTGTAATTTATCCAATTCCAAAAGATGTGCAAATAACCGTAGAAAATAACACTAACATTAAGATCACAGGTGTTGATAAACAAAGAGTTGGTCAAGTTGCTGCAGAAATTAGGTCATTTAGAGAGCCAGACCCATACAAAGGAAAAGGTATAAGATATAAAGGTGAAGTGATCAAGCTAAAAGCTGGTAAAACTGTAGGTAAAAAATAA
- the rplR gene encoding 50S ribosomal protein L18, with protein sequence MAAKTRNEARIIRHKRIRKKIFGTAERPRLAFYRSLNAIYAQIINDETGETLVSASTIDRDYVAKYGKRGGKSIEDAKKLGQFLAEKAIAKGIRNVVFDRGGFLYHGKVKAFADAAREAGLNF encoded by the coding sequence ATGGCAGCAAAAACTAGGAATGAAGCAAGAATAATTAGACATAAAAGAATAAGAAAAAAAATCTTTGGAACAGCTGAAAGACCAAGATTAGCTTTTTACAGAAGCTTGAATGCTATTTATGCCCAAATAATAAACGATGAAACTGGCGAAACACTTGTATCGGCGTCGACTATTGATAGGGATTATGTTGCTAAGTACGGAAAAAGGGGCGGAAAATCTATAGAGGATGCTAAAAAATTGGGTCAGTTTTTGGCTGAAAAAGCTATCGCAAAAGGTATACGAAACGTTGTTTTTGATAGAGGAGGCTTTTTGTATCACGGAAAAGTTAAAGCCTTCGCTGATGCAGCTAGAGAAGCTGGATTAAACTTTTAA
- the rpsE gene encoding 30S ribosomal protein S5, which yields MGVRNIERLIEQRIKENPINPDTLNLEEKVVEIRRTTRVMEGGRRFSFSTLAIVGDRNGHVGFGHGKAREVPPSIAKAIADAKKRIIKVPLIEGTIPHDVYGEYDSAVVLLKPARRGTGVVAGGPMRPVLELLGVTDVLAKIVGRTTNPNAVVRATFDALLKLKSPEEVAKVRGLEEEKIKSVYRIYAKGVPVR from the coding sequence ATGGGTGTAAGAAATATAGAAAGATTAATTGAGCAAAGAATTAAAGAAAATCCAATAAATCCAGATACTCTTAACTTAGAAGAAAAGGTTGTTGAAATTAGAAGAACAACTCGTGTTATGGAAGGTGGAAGACGTTTTTCATTCAGCACACTTGCTATAGTAGGCGATAGAAATGGTCATGTTGGATTTGGACATGGTAAGGCGAGAGAAGTTCCACCGTCTATTGCGAAAGCTATAGCAGATGCAAAAAAAAGAATTATTAAAGTTCCTTTAATTGAGGGTACTATTCCTCACGATGTTTATGGAGAATATGACTCGGCAGTGGTTTTATTAAAACCTGCCAGAAGAGGTACAGGTGTGGTTGCAGGCGGACCAATGAGGCCAGTATTGGAGCTCTTAGGAGTTACGGACGTTTTAGCAAAAATCGTTGGAAGAACTACAAACCCTAATGCTGTAGTTAGAGCAACCTTTGACGCTCTTTTAAAGCTCAAATCACCAGAAGAAGTTGCAAAAGTAAGAGGATTAGAAGAGGAAAAAATAAAATCCGTATATAGAATTTATGCAAAAGGGGTGCCTGTAAGATGA
- the rpmD gene encoding 50S ribosomal protein L30: MKIKVKLIRGFAGKGEKQKQALRSLGLKKIYQERILEKNPAVLGNLEKVRHLVKVEEVE, from the coding sequence ATGAAAATAAAAGTCAAATTAATTAGAGGATTTGCTGGTAAAGGCGAAAAACAAAAGCAAGCGCTAAGGTCTCTTGGATTGAAGAAAATTTATCAAGAAAGAATTTTAGAAAAAAATCCTGCAGTTCTTGGTAATTTAGAAAAAGTAAGACACTTAGTTAAAGTGGAGGAAGTTGAATAA
- the rplO gene encoding 50S ribosomal protein L15 encodes MRLHELKPNKGATHKKKRVGRGIGSGHGKTSTRGHKGQKSRSGDSKVPARFEGGQTPFIMRIPKRGFKNPSKVEYEIVNLKAIENKFNENEEVNPQTLKEKGLVKKGECVKILGDGRLTKKLTVKAHAFSASAEEKIKSAGGIVEKLTTETT; translated from the coding sequence ATGAGATTACATGAATTAAAACCTAACAAAGGTGCAACTCATAAAAAGAAAAGGGTAGGTAGAGGAATCGGATCAGGACATGGAAAGACTTCAACAAGAGGTCACAAAGGACAAAAGTCAAGGTCTGGTGATTCTAAGGTTCCGGCAAGATTTGAAGGCGGACAAACTCCATTTATAATGAGAATTCCAAAAAGAGGGTTTAAAAATCCTTCAAAAGTAGAGTATGAAATTGTTAATTTGAAAGCCATTGAAAATAAATTTAATGAAAATGAAGAGGTTAATCCTCAAACCTTAAAAGAGAAAGGTTTAGTGAAAAAAGGAGAATGTGTAAAAATCCTTGGCGATGGCCGGTTAACCAAAAAATTAACTGTTAAAGCTCACGCTTTTTCAGCTTCAGCTGAAGAGAAAATTAAATCAGCAGGCGGAATAGTTGAAAAATTAACAACGGAGACAACTTGA
- the secY gene encoding preprotein translocase subunit SecY, with amino-acid sequence MIEKIINILQIKELRNKILFTLIMLAVYRLGTHIPVPGINSEALLHYFNSSGGVLFNIYNLFSGGALGRFSVFALGVMPYISASIIMQLLTAVIPSLERLQKEEGDYGRWKISQYTRYLTIAIAGFQSLGLSIWLSNLKTETGASLISISPFWFVILTTVIVTTGTVFLMWIGEKITEFGIGNGISMIILAGIVAGIIPAIIKTYELLKVGELSILTILIAVLIIVLVVAGIVYIQEAERRIPIHHARRSISIVSYSASYLPFKLNPSGVIPIIFAVAILMFPATIAQFFAGHSEIARIIVDYLSPQSYVYFVLYVGLIIFFSYFYTAILINPIDIADNLRKSGAFIPGVRAGTQTVEYLNYVLTRLVFAGSIFLAVIAVLPMILIKLLNVPFYFGGTSALIVVVVALDTIHQIEAYLAMKKYEGFLKRG; translated from the coding sequence TTGATAGAAAAAATAATAAACATACTCCAAATAAAAGAATTAAGAAATAAAATTCTTTTTACTTTAATTATGCTTGCTGTTTATAGATTGGGGACTCACATACCAGTCCCCGGTATTAATTCTGAAGCCTTACTTCATTATTTCAACTCTTCAGGCGGAGTACTATTTAATATCTACAATCTATTCTCAGGTGGAGCCTTAGGAAGGTTCTCTGTTTTTGCCCTTGGAGTAATGCCATACATCTCTGCCTCCATTATTATGCAGCTTTTAACTGCAGTCATTCCATCCTTAGAACGCCTTCAGAAGGAAGAAGGCGATTATGGTAGATGGAAGATTTCTCAATACACAAGATATTTAACCATCGCAATTGCAGGCTTTCAATCTTTAGGTTTATCAATATGGTTATCTAATCTAAAAACAGAAACTGGAGCATCTTTAATTTCCATATCTCCTTTTTGGTTTGTGATTCTTACAACCGTTATAGTTACAACCGGAACAGTATTTTTAATGTGGATCGGGGAGAAAATCACCGAGTTTGGCATTGGAAACGGTATTTCAATGATTATTTTGGCAGGTATAGTTGCTGGTATAATTCCTGCTATCATAAAAACATACGAGCTTTTAAAAGTTGGCGAACTTTCAATATTAACAATTTTGATAGCTGTGTTGATAATAGTATTGGTTGTAGCCGGTATAGTTTATATTCAAGAAGCAGAAAGAAGGATTCCTATACACCATGCAAGAAGGTCTATATCAATTGTAAGTTATTCTGCATCTTATCTTCCATTTAAACTTAATCCATCAGGAGTGATTCCGATCATTTTTGCCGTTGCAATTTTAATGTTCCCGGCAACAATAGCCCAATTTTTTGCAGGACATAGTGAAATAGCACGTATTATCGTTGATTATTTATCTCCACAAAGCTACGTTTATTTTGTTTTATACGTTGGACTAATTATCTTTTTCTCATATTTTTATACTGCAATTTTAATTAATCCTATAGATATAGCAGATAACTTAAGAAAAAGCGGTGCATTTATACCCGGTGTTAGAGCAGGAACTCAAACGGTTGAATATTTAAATTATGTATTAACAAGGCTTGTTTTTGCTGGTTCCATTTTCTTAGCCGTTATAGCGGTATTACCAATGATACTAATTAAACTCTTAAATGTTCCATTTTATTTTGGTGGTACATCAGCTTTAATCGTAGTAGTCGTTGCCCTTGATACAATCCATCAAATTGAAGCTTATTTAGCCATGAAAAAGTATGAAGGATTTTTAAAGAGAGGTTAG
- a CDS encoding adenylate kinase, with the protein MSKIVIFLGPPGAGKGTQAQLLKERSGFIQISTGDLLREAVKNQTELGKLAKRYMDEGKLVPDDLIISLIKEKLQEYADKNIIFDGFPRTIPQAESLDNLLSQLNKNIDAVILFKIEDEEVVKRLAGRRVCPSCGAVYHVVYNPPKIDEICDKCGTKLIQRDDDKEEVIRKRLEVYHQQTKPLIEYYKSKIVEIDATDNPENIYNKIVSMI; encoded by the coding sequence ATGTCTAAGATAGTTATCTTTCTTGGGCCACCAGGGGCCGGCAAAGGAACGCAGGCACAGCTGTTGAAAGAAAGAAGTGGCTTTATTCAAATTTCAACGGGAGATTTATTAAGAGAAGCAGTAAAAAATCAAACAGAGTTGGGTAAATTAGCAAAACGATACATGGACGAAGGAAAGCTTGTTCCGGATGACCTTATTATTTCTTTAATCAAGGAAAAATTACAAGAATATGCGGATAAAAATATAATTTTTGATGGCTTTCCAAGAACAATTCCACAAGCTGAAAGCTTAGATAATTTATTATCCCAGCTAAATAAAAACATTGATGCTGTTATTCTCTTTAAAATCGAGGATGAAGAAGTAGTAAAAAGGCTTGCAGGGAGAAGAGTTTGTCCGTCTTGTGGAGCAGTTTATCATGTGGTTTACAATCCTCCAAAGATTGATGAAATCTGTGATAAGTGTGGAACCAAATTGATACAAAGAGATGATGATAAAGAAGAGGTTATAAGAAAGCGATTAGAAGTTTACCATCAACAAACAAAACCATTGATTGAATATTATAAAAGTAAAATAGTAGAAATAGATGCAACAGAT